From a region of the Butyrivibrio sp. AE3004 genome:
- a CDS encoding methyl-accepting chemotaxis protein, which translates to MSIRNLISVDENNIRDMKVQEKFSSTFKQIIIMFVVAVAILVITIFSAMLSIRTIYTKYYTMNTLQADIRIDIQALSKAFLWALSSPDEGIRQEQLGKAMDKFADFDATLTKLSKVLDDKTAINQVSSDLKKVEANGVTLGNMFNDGSSSEEIFYYFNDTLYPSIDVVVKDFKTVSSSSTESAEKAYRNALILGFAMSALTLLIVILLLMYIVDVKKKLSKSILVPVKEISKAADEMAKGNLNINIDYVSNDELGMLAKDLSDSTSATEKIVSDIRETLNLVADGDFTKGTLTPSLYKGDFAPINEAMNNITDSLSDTLSHVRESSNHVSQGASGMSRGATDLAEGSTDQAAAVQELTASVNTITAQTKTMAETAEKSRRMADQVRDDADASARKMHLVTDAMIRITEASNEIEQVTNTIESIAKQTQLLALNASIEAARAGDTGKGFAVVAEEISALATQSTEAAKNTHQLIQDTMEEIRNGNDVVGETQAALQKMQDSVSEITEMISETGEMAQQQASSMEEINDGIDQISAVVQSNSETAQESSNVSQKLTEQSEDLTRIINQFKLR; encoded by the coding sequence ATGAGTATAAGAAATCTGATCAGTGTTGACGAAAACAATATTCGGGACATGAAAGTGCAGGAAAAATTCAGTTCTACTTTCAAACAGATAATAATCATGTTTGTTGTTGCAGTAGCAATCCTGGTTATTACAATTTTTTCCGCTATGCTATCGATTAGAACGATTTATACAAAATATTACACAATGAATACTTTGCAGGCTGATATTAGAATTGACATTCAGGCGCTGTCAAAAGCTTTTCTTTGGGCATTATCATCGCCGGATGAAGGGATCAGACAGGAACAGCTTGGAAAAGCAATGGATAAATTTGCGGATTTTGATGCTACTCTGACAAAGCTTTCAAAGGTTCTTGATGATAAAACGGCTATTAATCAGGTTTCCTCGGATCTGAAGAAGGTTGAAGCAAACGGTGTGACTCTAGGAAACATGTTTAATGATGGTTCAAGCTCTGAAGAGATTTTTTATTATTTTAATGACACGCTTTATCCATCAATTGATGTTGTAGTAAAGGATTTTAAGACAGTATCAAGCAGTTCAACAGAATCAGCTGAAAAAGCATATAGAAATGCCTTGATATTGGGCTTTGCTATGAGTGCACTAACACTGCTTATTGTTATTTTACTGTTAATGTATATTGTAGATGTTAAGAAAAAGCTCTCAAAATCAATACTTGTTCCGGTTAAAGAAATTTCTAAAGCAGCTGACGAAATGGCAAAAGGAAATCTTAATATAAATATTGATTATGTATCAAACGATGAACTTGGAATGCTTGCCAAAGACCTCAGTGATTCCACCTCCGCAACCGAAAAGATTGTCTCTGATATAAGAGAAACCTTAAATCTTGTTGCTGATGGTGATTTTACAAAAGGAACACTTACTCCCTCTTTGTATAAAGGTGATTTTGCTCCTATAAATGAAGCTATGAATAATATTACCGATTCACTGTCCGATACATTATCCCATGTTCGTGAATCCTCAAATCATGTTTCACAGGGAGCAAGTGGTATGAGCAGAGGCGCAACCGATCTTGCTGAAGGCTCAACGGACCAGGCTGCAGCAGTTCAGGAACTTACAGCATCTGTAAATACGATTACAGCTCAGACTAAGACTATGGCTGAAACAGCTGAGAAATCCAGACGTATGGCAGATCAGGTAAGAGATGATGCTGATGCAAGTGCAAGAAAAATGCATCTTGTTACTGACGCTATGATTAGGATTACTGAAGCATCAAACGAGATAGAGCAGGTTACCAATACAATTGAATCAATAGCAAAACAGACACAGCTGCTTGCTTTGAATGCCTCAATTGAGGCGGCAAGAGCCGGAGATACCGGTAAAGGCTTTGCGGTTGTTGCTGAAGAAATAAGCGCTCTTGCTACACAGAGTACTGAAGCAGCCAAGAATACACATCAGCTGATCCAGGATACAATGGAAGAAATCAGAAACGGAAATGACGTTGTTGGTGAGACACAGGCCGCTCTTCAAAAAATGCAGGATTCTGTATCTGAGATAACAGAGATGATCTCCGAGACAGGTGAAATGGCACAACAGCAGGCTTCAAGTATGGAAGAAATAAACGATGGCATTGATCAGATATCAGCGGTTGTCCAAAGTAATTCCGAAACCGCCCAGGAATCAAGTAACGTTTCGCAAAAACTAACTGAACAGTCAGAAGATCTCACAAGAATAATAAATCAGTTTAAACTAAGGTAA
- a CDS encoding glycoside hydrolase family 3 protein — protein sequence MVKIKIVNNPNGPSLGTVSAGIIEKDGLFFKDLERTGELLPYEDWRLTPEERADDLAGRLTVEEIAGLMMYSAHQVVPASSGDWFGATYRGGKSFEESGAEDFELTDQQRKFLTKDHVRYVLAMKLKNGEVAAKWNNEMQALCEEMPHGIPVNTSSDPRHAAGSASAEFKTEARDTSKWPLGLGLASTFDPDLVKKFAKIAAKEYRALGITTELGPQIDLGTEPRWMRVSDTYGQSSRLVTDYAKAYCEGLQNDNENGWGPGSVAAMVKHWPGGGPCEAGRDAHYAFGKYAVYPGNNLDEHLKPFLEGAFNLEGTGKASAVMPYYTISYGVDPSGKNVGNSYSKYIIGDLLREKYGFDGVICTDWGITQDPSDKIDSFGSRCYGMEDLSEAERHLCIIENGVDQFGGNNDINPILDAYRIGCERYGEAKMRKRFEESAKRLLLNSFRCGLFENPYLDPESSSKTLSYDEFVEAGFEAQIKSIVMVKNNGVLPVKERMKVYIPGRHIEAHKGFMRNMIEALDIPGACKNDVEAFYDVTDDPAKADMAICFIESPISDGYTEETGYRPVTLMYRPYTADKARDNSIAGGDFREESSNRSYKGKTNKAANESDLDLVIKARELMGDKPVIVSIRMNNPCIVAEFEQYADAVLVNFGVESGAVLSIISGKAEPSAMLPVCLPKNMETVEEHFEDVPFDYDPYLDSAGNSYDFGFGLNWSGQIKDDRWEKYVRNRVD from the coding sequence ATGGTCAAAATTAAAATTGTGAATAATCCTAATGGTCCGTCTTTAGGTACAGTTAGTGCCGGAATAATTGAAAAAGACGGCCTTTTCTTTAAGGACTTAGAACGTACGGGAGAACTTTTACCTTATGAGGATTGGAGACTTACACCCGAAGAAAGAGCAGATGATCTTGCCGGAAGACTTACCGTTGAAGAAATTGCCGGTCTAATGATGTATAGCGCACATCAGGTTGTTCCTGCAAGTTCCGGTGATTGGTTCGGCGCAACCTATAGGGGCGGTAAGAGTTTCGAGGAAAGCGGAGCAGAGGATTTTGAACTTACAGATCAGCAAAGAAAGTTTTTGACAAAAGATCATGTCAGGTATGTTCTTGCCATGAAACTGAAAAATGGTGAGGTTGCTGCAAAATGGAATAATGAAATGCAGGCATTATGTGAAGAGATGCCACATGGTATTCCTGTAAACACAAGCTCAGACCCAAGGCATGCTGCGGGAAGTGCTTCGGCAGAATTTAAGACAGAAGCAAGAGATACAAGTAAATGGCCATTGGGACTTGGACTTGCTTCAACCTTCGATCCTGATCTTGTGAAAAAATTTGCAAAGATAGCGGCTAAGGAATACAGAGCACTGGGCATTACAACAGAACTCGGACCGCAGATTGACCTTGGCACCGAGCCGAGATGGATGAGAGTCTCCGATACCTACGGTCAAAGCAGCAGACTTGTTACTGATTATGCAAAAGCATATTGTGAAGGACTTCAGAATGATAATGAAAACGGTTGGGGGCCAGGTAGCGTAGCTGCAATGGTAAAGCATTGGCCGGGAGGTGGTCCTTGTGAAGCGGGACGTGATGCTCACTATGCATTCGGAAAATATGCTGTTTATCCGGGAAACAACTTAGACGAGCATTTAAAGCCTTTTCTTGAGGGTGCTTTTAATCTTGAGGGTACAGGAAAAGCTTCTGCAGTAATGCCTTATTACACAATCAGCTATGGAGTAGACCCTTCAGGAAAAAATGTGGGAAACAGCTATAGCAAATATATAATTGGCGATCTTCTGAGGGAAAAATACGGTTTTGATGGTGTTATATGTACAGATTGGGGAATAACACAGGATCCCTCCGATAAGATTGATTCCTTTGGCTCAAGGTGTTACGGTATGGAAGATTTATCCGAAGCTGAAAGACATCTTTGCATAATTGAAAACGGAGTTGACCAGTTTGGCGGAAATAATGACATTAACCCCATTCTGGATGCATATCGTATAGGCTGTGAGCGATATGGTGAAGCAAAAATGAGGAAACGATTTGAAGAAAGTGCGAAAAGACTTCTTTTAAACAGTTTCAGGTGCGGGCTTTTTGAGAATCCATACCTTGATCCTGAAAGCAGCAGCAAAACTCTAAGTTATGATGAGTTCGTTGAGGCCGGTTTTGAAGCGCAGATAAAAAGCATAGTCATGGTTAAGAATAACGGAGTTCTTCCTGTAAAGGAAAGAATGAAAGTTTATATACCCGGACGACATATTGAAGCGCATAAAGGCTTTATGAGAAACATGATTGAAGCTTTGGATATCCCGGGAGCTTGTAAAAATGATGTAGAAGCTTTCTATGATGTAACAGATGATCCTGCAAAGGCAGATATGGCTATTTGTTTTATTGAAAGTCCAATAAGCGATGGTTATACGGAAGAAACCGGATACAGACCGGTCACACTAATGTACAGACCATATACTGCTGATAAAGCACGTGATAACAGTATAGCAGGAGGAGATTTCAGGGAGGAATCTTCAAACAGATCCTACAAAGGAAAAACAAATAAAGCTGCAAATGAAAGTGATCTTGATCTTGTTATAAAGGCAAGAGAGCTTATGGGAGATAAGCCCGTTATAGTTTCAATTCGTATGAATAATCCCTGCATTGTTGCTGAATTTGAACAATATGCTGATGCTGTTTTGGTTAATTTCGGAGTTGAGAGCGGGGCTGTATTATCTATAATAAGCGGTAAGGCTGAGCCGTCAGCTATGCTTCCTGTTTGTCTTCCGAAAAATATGGAAACAGTAGAAGAACACTTTGAGGATGTTCCTTTTGATTATGATCCCTATCTTGATTCTGCAGGTAATTCATACGATTTTGGCTTTGGTCTTAACTGGAGCGGCCAGATAAAGGATGACAGATGGGAAAAATATGTAAGAAACAGAGTTGATTAA
- a CDS encoding GntR family transcriptional regulator gives MDKKDLKQEVTDKYSLRGRVFHRIREDILNGKYSDHEELKEVAIGKELGVSRTPVREALRQLELEGLVQIIPNKGAYVVGISAKDIRDIYMIRSRLEGLCARWACDNITPEQMEELEEIVYLADFHEQKGHSDQLAELDNRFHTILYESCDSKMLEHLLKDYHQYVWQIRQKTLAGKRGKDCNDEHRAIMEAIRDKDPDRAEEIANRHMRSAYDNMVRNGLLEKFS, from the coding sequence ATGGATAAGAAGGATTTAAAACAGGAAGTAACTGATAAATACTCCCTGCGAGGAAGGGTTTTTCACAGAATCCGTGAGGATATTCTTAATGGTAAATATTCTGATCATGAGGAATTAAAAGAAGTAGCGATCGGAAAGGAACTGGGAGTCAGCAGGACTCCTGTTAGAGAGGCGCTGCGCCAATTGGAACTTGAAGGGCTGGTTCAGATTATTCCTAATAAAGGAGCCTATGTTGTAGGAATAAGTGCCAAGGATATCCGGGATATATATATGATAAGATCAAGGCTTGAAGGCTTATGCGCAAGATGGGCTTGTGATAATATTACTCCCGAACAGATGGAAGAACTTGAAGAGATTGTCTATCTTGCGGATTTTCATGAACAAAAAGGACATTCTGACCAGCTGGCAGAGCTTGATAACAGATTTCATACAATATTATATGAATCCTGTGACTCAAAAATGCTTGAACATCTGTTAAAGGATTATCATCAATATGTATGGCAGATAAGACAAAAAACACTTGCGGGAAAAAGAGGCAAGGATTGCAATGATGAGCATCGTGCGATCATGGAAGCGATTCGCGACAAGGATCCTGACAGAGCTGAGGAAATTGCCAATAGGCACATGCGCAGTGCATATGATAATATGGTAAGGAATGGGCTTTTGGAAAAGTTTTCATAA
- a CDS encoding NADP-dependent isocitrate dehydrogenase, producing the protein MSKVQMTTPIVEMDGDEMTRILWKMIKEELVEPYIELKSEYYDLGLKYRDETDDQVTIDSANATKKYGVAVKCATITPNAARVEEYDLKQMWKSPNGTIRAMLDGTVFRAPILVKGIEPNVKTWDKPITLARHAYGDVYKNVEIAVPGAGKAELVFTGADGKEIRQTIQEFDGPGIIQGIHNKDASIKSFAKACFEYALSTKQDLWFATKDTISKTYDARFREIFDTTFESDYRHKFDAAGIEYFYTLIDDAVARVMKSKGGFIWACKNYDGDVMSDMVSSACGSLAMMTSVLVSPEGIYEFEAAHGTVQRHYYKYLKGEETSTNPVATIFAWTGAMRKRGELDKIQGLIDWADKMEKATLSTIESGKMTGDLVLITSNPNAKKLNSEQFIKAIRETYEKISK; encoded by the coding sequence ATGTCGAAAGTACAGATGACCACCCCAATCGTTGAGATGGATGGAGATGAAATGACCAGAATTCTCTGGAAGATGATTAAGGAAGAGCTTGTTGAGCCTTATATTGAGCTTAAGAGTGAATACTATGATCTGGGGTTAAAATATCGCGACGAGACAGATGATCAGGTTACAATAGACAGTGCTAATGCCACAAAGAAATACGGAGTTGCAGTTAAGTGTGCTACGATCACACCTAATGCTGCCAGAGTTGAAGAGTATGACCTTAAGCAGATGTGGAAGAGTCCTAACGGAACAATTCGTGCTATGCTCGACGGAACTGTCTTCAGAGCACCTATTCTTGTTAAGGGAATTGAACCTAATGTAAAGACTTGGGACAAGCCTATTACACTTGCCCGTCATGCTTACGGTGATGTTTATAAGAATGTTGAGATTGCTGTTCCCGGTGCCGGAAAGGCAGAGCTTGTATTTACAGGTGCCGACGGTAAGGAAATCAGACAGACAATTCAGGAATTTGACGGACCGGGTATCATTCAGGGTATTCATAACAAGGACGCTTCAATAAAGAGCTTTGCAAAGGCATGCTTTGAATATGCGCTTTCAACAAAACAGGACCTCTGGTTTGCGACTAAGGATACTATCAGCAAGACATATGATGCACGATTCCGTGAGATTTTTGATACAACTTTTGAAAGTGATTACAGACATAAATTTGATGCTGCAGGAATAGAATATTTCTATACACTTATTGATGATGCTGTTGCCAGAGTAATGAAGTCAAAGGGCGGATTTATCTGGGCATGTAAGAACTATGACGGAGATGTTATGAGTGATATGGTATCTTCAGCTTGCGGATCGCTTGCAATGATGACATCTGTACTTGTTTCTCCCGAAGGTATTTACGAGTTCGAAGCAGCTCACGGTACTGTGCAACGTCACTATTACAAATACTTAAAGGGTGAAGAAACATCAACAAATCCTGTAGCAACTATTTTTGCTTGGACCGGAGCTATGAGAAAGCGCGGTGAACTTGACAAAATACAGGGACTTATCGATTGGGCTGATAAGATGGAAAAAGCAACACTTTCAACAATCGAAAGCGGTAAGATGACAGGTGACCTTGTTCTGATCACAAGTAATCCTAATGCAAAGAAATTAAATTCAGAGCAGTTTATTAAGGCAATCAGAGAAACATACGAGAAAATATCAAAATAA
- the bglX gene encoding beta-glucosidase BglX, with protein sequence MKREDLDALLKDMSIEEKIMQLVQIPGWSFEKDAAVTGIAENEATDKAKRLAGSILGVNGADKVKAIQEEYVKNHPHHIPMLFMLDVIHGHDTVFPCPLAQGATFDPEISRKGAAIQAKEAAADGIQVTFSPMVDLVRDARWGRVMESTGEDPYLNGEMAAAMVKGYQGDSISDKEHVAACVKHFAAYGAAEAGRDYNNCELSEYALRDQYLKGYNKAIDAGARLVMTSFNTLNGVPSSGNKWLMRDVLRKEMGFDGVLISDWGAIGEMVPWGFAEDLKEAAELAIKAGVDIDMCTESYAANLEELINSGEIKEELLDEAVMRILNLKNDLGLFEDPYHGACDERHKEIALSEESRNVARDAVRKSLVLLENREETLPLKDKKIAIIGPYAVEKKLHSSWALSLDPEKNVTLMEAAGEADKVSLYLGMNKAISADDKQNTIVRVAKGSTVLDNDTVIGNGEYHDDDFEETNERLYAEAMEVANWADTVVLCLGEDLGQSGESTSRADIMLPDIQMELFYGIRKNAKKLVTLIFTGRPLDLEHIPELSDALMICWRPGTEGGHGIWDVLSGIHSPQGKLPMSFPWVVGQAPIHYNAFNTGRPKPEEGPGDFTTRYLDCPNEARYPFGYGLTYSEFEISDIVLDKTSLKKEVPGSKKDKITASVKVKNSGLVPATQTMQLYLRDISASRVRPQMELKGFKKVRLFPGEEAEVAFEINEEMLRFWTIDNVYDSEKGKFKVFIGVDSATENEADFVLE encoded by the coding sequence ATGAAGAGAGAAGATTTAGATGCACTCTTAAAAGATATGTCGATTGAAGAAAAAATAATGCAGCTGGTGCAGATACCCGGGTGGTCTTTTGAAAAGGACGCTGCTGTCACCGGTATTGCCGAAAATGAAGCAACAGATAAGGCAAAAAGACTTGCGGGGAGTATTTTGGGAGTAAACGGTGCGGATAAGGTAAAAGCAATTCAGGAGGAATATGTAAAAAATCATCCGCATCATATACCAATGCTGTTTATGCTTGATGTAATTCACGGCCATGATACCGTATTTCCATGTCCTCTGGCACAAGGAGCAACCTTTGATCCCGAGATTTCAAGAAAGGGTGCTGCAATTCAGGCGAAGGAAGCTGCTGCAGATGGTATTCAGGTTACCTTTTCACCTATGGTTGATCTTGTAAGAGATGCCAGATGGGGAAGAGTAATGGAATCAACAGGAGAAGATCCGTATTTAAACGGTGAAATGGCTGCTGCCATGGTAAAAGGTTATCAGGGTGATTCTATTTCCGATAAAGAACATGTGGCTGCATGTGTGAAGCATTTTGCCGCATACGGCGCAGCGGAAGCCGGGCGTGATTATAATAATTGTGAGCTTTCGGAATATGCCTTAAGAGATCAGTATTTAAAGGGATATAATAAAGCAATAGATGCAGGTGCCAGACTTGTGATGACGTCCTTCAACACCCTGAACGGTGTACCGTCTTCGGGCAATAAATGGCTTATGCGTGATGTCCTCAGAAAAGAAATGGGATTTGACGGAGTTCTTATTTCTGATTGGGGAGCTATTGGTGAAATGGTGCCCTGGGGATTTGCCGAGGACTTAAAGGAAGCTGCGGAACTTGCAATTAAAGCAGGCGTAGATATCGACATGTGCACCGAAAGTTATGCTGCTAATCTTGAGGAATTAATTAATAGCGGAGAGATCAAGGAAGAATTACTTGATGAAGCTGTTATGCGTATCCTTAATCTTAAAAACGATCTGGGCCTTTTTGAAGATCCGTATCATGGAGCCTGTGATGAAAGACATAAGGAAATAGCACTTTCTGAAGAAAGCAGAAACGTTGCAAGGGATGCTGTAAGAAAGTCATTGGTTCTTCTTGAAAACAGGGAAGAAACTCTTCCTCTTAAAGATAAGAAAATTGCTATTATCGGTCCTTACGCAGTTGAAAAGAAGCTTCACAGCTCTTGGGCTTTATCACTTGATCCGGAAAAGAATGTTACACTCATGGAGGCTGCGGGAGAGGCAGATAAAGTAAGTCTTTATCTTGGAATGAATAAGGCAATCAGTGCGGATGATAAGCAGAACACAATAGTGCGGGTAGCAAAAGGAAGCACCGTCCTCGACAATGATACGGTAATAGGTAATGGTGAATATCACGATGATGATTTTGAAGAGACAAATGAAAGACTTTACGCTGAAGCAATGGAAGTTGCAAACTGGGCAGACACAGTTGTCCTTTGCCTGGGTGAGGATTTAGGACAGTCAGGAGAATCCACAAGCCGTGCTGATATCATGCTTCCGGATATACAGATGGAGCTTTTTTATGGAATCAGAAAAAATGCTAAAAAGCTTGTTACACTTATTTTTACAGGAAGACCGCTTGATCTTGAGCATATTCCGGAGCTCTCCGATGCGCTTATGATCTGCTGGAGACCGGGAACAGAAGGCGGACACGGAATATGGGATGTATTAAGCGGAATACATTCACCTCAGGGAAAACTTCCAATGAGTTTCCCATGGGTGGTAGGGCAGGCGCCTATACATTATAATGCGTTTAATACAGGAAGACCAAAGCCTGAAGAGGGACCAGGCGATTTTACTACAAGGTATCTTGATTGCCCAAATGAGGCAAGATATCCCTTTGGATACGGTCTGACTTATTCGGAATTTGAGATTTCAGATATCGTTCTTGACAAAACTTCATTGAAAAAAGAAGTCCCGGGTTCGAAAAAAGACAAAATTACAGCGTCTGTAAAAGTTAAAAATTCAGGTCTTGTACCGGCAACACAGACAATGCAGTTATATTTAAGAGATATTTCTGCCAGCAGAGTACGTCCCCAAATGGAACTTAAGGGATTTAAGAAAGTAAGACTGTTCCCTGGGGAAGAGGCAGAGGTAGCTTTTGAAATAAATGAGGAAATGCTTCGCTTCTGGACGATAGATAATGTGTATGACAGTGAAAAAGGAAAATTCAAAGTATTTATAGGTGTCGACTCAGCGACGGAGAATGAAGCGGACTTTGTACTTGAATAA
- a CDS encoding 2-isopropylmalate synthase: protein MQDQTFQNRPVTMNDKNNLLQIEEHMYILNDVEKPNVFRNMFPYDEVPKIPFNDRIVPHNMPKDIWITDTTFRDGQQSRAPYSTEQIVKIYDMIHELGGPNGMIRASEFFLYSKKDRDAVYKCMERGYEFPEVTSWIRASKEDFKLVKEIGMKETGILVSCSDYHIFLKLKMTRKQALDHYLSIIRDCLEEGIACRCHLEDITRADIYGFVVPFCVELMKLRKEYGIPIKVRACDTMGYGVNFSGAVIPRSVQGIIYALNTHAGVPSELLEWHGHNDFYKAVTNSTTSWLYGCSGVNASLFGIGERTGNTPLEAMIFEYAQLKGTLNGMNTQVITELARYYEKELGYHIPPQTPFVGKNFNVTRAGIHADGLLKNEEIYNIFDTDKFLGRPPVSAVSNTSGLAGIAHWINVHYHLKGDKAIGKDNQLVQILKEWVDGEYASGRVTVMYDEELTKKIDEVSELIGIKVTDGEIIKLS from the coding sequence ATGCAGGATCAGACATTTCAAAACAGACCAGTAACTATGAATGATAAAAACAATCTGTTACAGATTGAGGAACATATGTATATTCTTAATGATGTTGAAAAACCCAATGTTTTCAGAAATATGTTTCCTTATGATGAGGTGCCTAAGATTCCGTTTAATGACAGAATTGTTCCTCACAATATGCCAAAGGATATATGGATCACAGATACAACATTTCGCGATGGACAGCAGTCACGAGCACCTTATTCGACTGAGCAGATTGTAAAGATTTATGATATGATTCATGAACTCGGCGGACCAAATGGAATGATAAGAGCCAGTGAATTTTTTCTTTACAGTAAAAAAGACAGGGATGCAGTCTATAAGTGTATGGAAAGAGGCTATGAGTTCCCTGAAGTTACAAGCTGGATAAGAGCAAGTAAGGAAGATTTTAAGCTTGTTAAAGAGATAGGAATGAAGGAAACAGGTATCCTTGTAAGCTGTTCGGACTATCATATTTTCCTGAAGCTTAAGATGACAAGAAAACAGGCACTCGATCATTATCTTAGTATTATCAGAGATTGTCTCGAAGAAGGCATTGCCTGCAGATGCCACCTGGAGGATATTACAAGAGCAGATATTTATGGGTTTGTTGTTCCTTTCTGCGTAGAACTTATGAAGCTTCGTAAGGAGTATGGAATTCCGATAAAGGTTCGTGCCTGCGATACTATGGGATACGGCGTTAATTTTTCAGGTGCCGTTATTCCAAGAAGTGTTCAGGGAATAATTTATGCACTTAATACTCATGCAGGTGTTCCCAGTGAGCTTTTAGAATGGCATGGTCACAACGATTTTTATAAAGCGGTTACAAATTCAACAACATCCTGGTTATATGGATGTTCAGGCGTGAATGCTTCATTGTTCGGAATCGGTGAGAGAACAGGTAATACTCCTCTTGAAGCTATGATATTTGAATATGCACAGCTTAAGGGAACTCTTAACGGTATGAATACTCAGGTTATTACTGAACTGGCAAGATATTATGAGAAGGAGCTTGGTTATCATATTCCCCCTCAGACACCTTTTGTAGGTAAAAACTTTAATGTTACCAGAGCAGGCATTCATGCTGACGGACTTCTTAAAAACGAGGAAATATACAATATTTTTGATACTGATAAGTTCCTTGGAAGGCCGCCGGTAAGTGCTGTTTCCAATACATCGGGTCTTGCGGGAATAGCTCATTGGATAAATGTTCATTATCATTTAAAGGGAGATAAAGCTATCGGTAAGGACAATCAGCTTGTTCAGATATTAAAGGAATGGGTTGACGGTGAATATGCAAGCGGCCGTGTTACAGTAATGTATGATGAAGAGCTTACTAAGAAAATAGATGAGGTATCAGAGCTTATCGGTATAAAAGTAACTGATGGTGAAATTATAAAGCTTTCTTAA